Sequence from the Catenuloplanes indicus genome:
GGTGCTCCGCATGATCGGCAAGGTGCACGCGGCGCTCGGCGTGAAACCGGCCGGTTTCCGGCTGTCGCTGCGCGGCGACGGGCCGAAGTACGCCGGCGACGGCGCGATGTGGGACCGGGCCGAGGCGATCCTGCGGGACGTGCTGCGCGAGTCGGGCCGCGCGTTCGCCGAGGAGCCGGGCGAGGCCGCGTTCTACGGGCCGAAGATCGACATCCAGGTGGTGGACGCGGGCGGCCGGGAGATGACCCTCTCCACCGTCCAGCTGGACTTCCACCAGCCGGCCCGGTTCGGCCTGTCCTACGTGGACGCGGCCGGTGCGCGGCAGGTACCGGTCATGATCCACCGCAGTCTGGCCGGGAGCATGGAGCGGCTGTTCGCGTACCTCATCGAGGTGCACGACGGCGCGTTCCCGCTGTGGTACGCGCCGCGCCAGCTCCAGGTGCTGCCGGTCTCGGCCGCGCAGGAGGAGGCGGCGCACGAGTTCTGCCGTGCGGCGGTGTACGCCGGGCTGCGCGCGGAGGTGGTGGCGGACGGCTCGGTGTCGTCCCGGGTACGGCGGTCCGCGCAGCAGCGGGTGCCGTACGCGGCGATCATCGGGCCGGCCGAGGCGGCGGCCGGTGAGGTGTCGCTGCGCCCGCGCAACGAGCGCGGCCTGGCTGCGATGCCGGCCGAGGCGGCGCTGCGCCGGCTGCGCGAGGAGGCCGACCCGCACGCCGAGGGGTGACGCTCCGTCGGGTGCGGACCGAGGCGTCCGTCACGTCGTGCTGACGGCGTGGCGGACGCCTCGATCACCGGTTCACGTGACGGCGCGGCGGCGGAAGCCGCGCAGGCCGGTGGCCGTGAACGCGATGCCGAAGCCGGCGAGCGCGAGCAGCGAGATCCACGGGGCGATGTGCGGCACGTGCGGCATCGACGCGGCCCGGACCGCTTCGGACAGGTAGGTCAGCGGGTTGAACAGCGTGACCACCTGGAACCAGGCCATCGAGTCCAGCGACTTCCACGGGTACTGGGTGGCGCCGGTGAACATCAGCGGCGTCATGATCAGCGCGAACACGATGCTGATCTTCGACGGCGGCACCATCGTGCCCAGCGTGAGCCCGATCGCCGCACCGACCCAGCCACCCAGGAGCAGAGCGACGACCATCAGCGGTACGCCGGGGGAGTGCCAGGGCACGTCGCCCAGCACGAGGAAGCCGATCGGGTACATGAGCACCACGGACGCGGCCGACCGGAGCATCGCGAGCGCGATCTTCTCCACCGCGACCGCCCAGGTGGGCAGCGGTGCGAGCAGCCGGTCCTCGATCTCCATGGTGAACGAGAACTCCATGATCAACGGAAACGACACGGTCTGCAGCGCGGTCAGGAACGCGGTCAGCGCCACGATGCCGGGCAGCAGCAGCAGCGAGTACTCCTCCGACACGTACCCACCGGCGTTGAGCACCTTCGCGAAGACGAACAGCATGAACAGCGGCTGCAACGCGGTCTGTGCCAGGAAGACCCACAGCTCCTTGCCGGTGACGAAGACGTCCCGCCAGAGGATCGCGGTGAACGCGCTCAGCGCGGACGGCCGTGGCGGGGCCGCGGGCGTGGTCTCGGTCAGCGTGGTCATCGCAGACCCCTTCCGGTCAGGTCGATGAAGACGTCCTCCAGGCTCGGCTCGCCGATCTGCACGTTCGCCAGCGTGGCCGCGCGCGCGTCGAGCACCGAGACGACCGGGCCGAGCAGGCCGGCCGGCTCCCGGTCCAGGTAGAGCCGCACGGTGATCGGGTCGCCGTCCCGTGGCGCGGCCGGGCCCGGCGGCAGGCCGCCACCGCCGCCGCGCGCCGCGATCATGGTGGCCATCGCGGGCGGCGCCGGGGTCGCACCGCCGCCGCTGACCTGCTCGCCGCGGGCCACGCCGTCGATCTCGGCGAGCGTGGCGATCAGCTTCTCCGGGTCGTCGCCGGGCGCCGGTGTCACGGTCAGCTCCAGCACCGCCTGCCCGGTCAGCCGGCGGGTGAGTGCCTCCGGCGTGTCCAGCGCGAGCAGCTTGCCGTGGTCGACGATGCCGACCCGGTCCGACATCTCCGCGGCCTCGTCCATGTCGTGCGTGGTCAGCACCACGGTCACGCCGCGGTCGCGCATCTCCCGGACCCGCTCCCACAGGAAGATCCGCGACTGCGGGTCCAGCCCGGTGGTCGGCTCGTCCAGGAACAGCACGGCCGGCTCGTGCATCATCGACCGTGCGATCATCAGGCGCTGTGCCATGCCGCCGGAGTAGAAGTCGAGCTTCTTGTTCGCCTGCGCGGTCAGCCCGAACTGCTCCAGCAGTTCGTCCGCGCGGGCGTTCCGGTACGCCCGGGAGAATCCGTGGTAGGCGGCGTGGAACGTCAGGTTCTGCCGGGGGGTGAGCGACCGGTCCAGGTTGCTGCGCTGCGGCACCACCGCGAACGCGCTGCGTGCCCGGACACCGTCCCGGATCACGTCCTGGCCGGCCACGCTGGCGCTGCCGCTGGTCGCCTTCACGCGCGTGGTCAGCACGCCGATCGTGGTCGACTTCCCGGCGCCGTTCGGCCCGAGCAGGCCGAAGATCTCGCCGGGCGCCACGTCGAAGCTGATCCCGTCGACCGCGTTGACCGGTGCCTTCGGATACCGCTTGACGAGGTCTTTCACCTCAACCGCGGGTGTGGTCATCAGGGCCCTCCAAGGTGGAGATGAGTTCCATCAGGAACTCGCGGATGATCGCGGCCTTCGCCGGATCGGTGTCGACCGAGGTCATCGGCGCGTGGAACTCGCGGACCTCGCGGACCTTGACCAGCGCCAGCCGCCCCGCCTCGGTGATGGTGAGCCGGACGGCCCGCCGGTCGTTCGGATCCGGCCGGCGCTGCACGTGCCCGGACTTCTCCAACGTGTCGACGATGC
This genomic interval carries:
- the thrS gene encoding threonine--tRNA ligase, producing MIDHRRLGRELELFATDPLAGSGLPLWLPDGAAARHAVEEYLREEERRAGYQHVNSPPLGKKELYLTSGHLPHYADDMFPVMALSEDDEFVLRPSACPHHALVYRSRGRSYRELPLRIAELGGMYRAERSGVLGGLSRVRGMWLNDAHVFAPLSRVADEIGLVLRMIGKVHAALGVKPAGFRLSLRGDGPKYAGDGAMWDRAEAILRDVLRESGRAFAEEPGEAAFYGPKIDIQVVDAGGREMTLSTVQLDFHQPARFGLSYVDAAGARQVPVMIHRSLAGSMERLFAYLIEVHDGAFPLWYAPRQLQVLPVSAAQEEAAHEFCRAAVYAGLRAEVVADGSVSSRVRRSAQQRVPYAAIIGPAEAAAGEVSLRPRNERGLAAMPAEAALRRLREEADPHAEG
- a CDS encoding ABC transporter ATP-binding protein → MTTPAVEVKDLVKRYPKAPVNAVDGISFDVAPGEIFGLLGPNGAGKSTTIGVLTTRVKATSGSASVAGQDVIRDGVRARSAFAVVPQRSNLDRSLTPRQNLTFHAAYHGFSRAYRNARADELLEQFGLTAQANKKLDFYSGGMAQRLMIARSMMHEPAVLFLDEPTTGLDPQSRIFLWERVREMRDRGVTVVLTTHDMDEAAEMSDRVGIVDHGKLLALDTPEALTRRLTGQAVLELTVTPAPGDDPEKLIATLAEIDGVARGEQVSGGGATPAPPAMATMIAARGGGGGLPPGPAAPRDGDPITVRLYLDREPAGLLGPVVSVLDARAATLANVQIGEPSLEDVFIDLTGRGLR
- a CDS encoding ABC transporter permease, producing MTTLTETTPAAPPRPSALSAFTAILWRDVFVTGKELWVFLAQTALQPLFMLFVFAKVLNAGGYVSEEYSLLLLPGIVALTAFLTALQTVSFPLIMEFSFTMEIEDRLLAPLPTWAVAVEKIALAMLRSAASVVLMYPIGFLVLGDVPWHSPGVPLMVVALLLGGWVGAAIGLTLGTMVPPSKISIVFALIMTPLMFTGATQYPWKSLDSMAWFQVVTLFNPLTYLSEAVRAASMPHVPHIAPWISLLALAGFGIAFTATGLRGFRRRAVT
- a CDS encoding MarR family winged helix-turn-helix transcriptional regulator; this encodes MDTDRLQNAPLGSLLVLAARLAQQQWGGYLAAHHNLTPAGVAVLTTLGMHGGDLSHSRVAQACFFKPATLTGIVDTLEKSGHVQRRPDPNDRRAVRLTITEAGRLALVKVREVREFHAPMTSVDTDPAKAAIIREFLMELISTLEGPDDHTRG